A window of Planctomycetota bacterium contains these coding sequences:
- a CDS encoding PEP-CTERM sorting domain-containing protein (PEP-CTERM proteins occur, often in large numbers, in the proteomes of bacteria that also encode an exosortase, a predicted intramembrane cysteine proteinase. The presence of a PEP-CTERM domain at a protein's C-terminus predicts cleavage within the sorting domain, followed by covalent anchoring to some some component of the (usually Gram-negative) cell surface. Many PEP-CTERM proteins exhibit an unusual sequence composition that includes large numbers of potential glycosylation sites. Expression of one such protein has been shown restore the ability of a bacterium to form floc, a type of biofilm.): MSDLLMSLLLIIGAMPAGAQTNDTWKADAGGDWSDLANWLNGMPPNDGGVATFPDVLSNIANINLDIPVELSGLVFDSAYTINLNPTTGSLTFANGVDTATIDNTHGAHALGAFTLNSNLAINNTSETLTFGGVISGPGGLINNSGFTVLNANNTYAGQTVIQGGRIDVATDAGLGAGTDTEADGTIVKSGGVLRLGPGVDMTHEMLILENGGELSSTTGSGTENVFTNEIKLVGSGVINPQGTRSLLFKGVISGDGDLIIKRANYGIFFNDNTYTGKTTLSNVNLTVLTSNGLGTTDQGTELISGYLFQEVHTDEDFTVHARGTLMLGGSDTPYTNELIFFGGTLGGDRPPSSPNLVDIQSQVHAIGAITLNNVNSGGVTTQISGGLDVQGDLIRLGANGQIILNSAATISGNVDVGGDLTVRHAYDAPGALTILGGFARFEVDQSVADLRITFNSTYYLSSADLPELQTGNGAVLTVLAPEIELETAIDIDADIAGVQVIHKRSGNRLVASNIGASNDARIDVEAGQYNVAGATGLGSTVGETFVVGNLGDVAINAGVSTAENFHIENANGLGLAGALRGFSNGATVTGNIELGDGATVGAGLTIAGTISGGTLEFSSHDTRTFTFVDALIASSGHTYTGLTRLNAVNLFLINNGALASTAGVFVGRNSLFVLDNSGTANLTDRLADDVPVQMAFGTLEIRSAVGGSSSETIGEVDLLQSRNTIKATLSGGGTGADLTLGNLVRSAGATADFRTTPASGARIFLPGVTLNDGLVGGWAVVSDKKDFATLTANGVEPLSTTGRASQINGAAADANVRTTVALNPLTADQSINSLVVDSTSAIDVDLGGHLLNVASGGILNAGTGSPNHSYFNGSLTAGGSTPDAELFIHANVVKLNIAANIVDNPGGAVALVAGGSGTVKLSGTNTYTGATYVNTTLEIANINAIAPGSPLYLAGTYKVLDTGGGVLPLDEVHLIGGTFSSASGTWKYDPQGLIAESGTLAVALTGNADIIKTTRGRLLISGVNTSYSGNIDVQEGILSVGGTAVLGSGVTTIHDGAQLNLYSSTAGGNIDLAGGIVYLQNTGLSWSGSLHVSAESTFVGYQPDVYPMRIAATNLLANLSGDGNLHIDALTGTVSLKGDNADYTGAMIVESGTLINASLDTGMGSIVVKHGGAYQETAATSRVIHLDGGVASGSAMSSHVVAEAGAGLGVQTFTGTLDINDGVQLLTYNTINETISGRVNVRGHTAMRGLSTTVTLNGLIASDAPDAVLDLRVSDVFSLSASYLVHDGQSLTILRDGQTATLAVSGAGKSVGGAGAIHDSVALKNNAALNPGNSPGTLMIDGALTMDTTVTTTMEFAADGAHDRVDVSGDVALAGHLNLLLDADFSPVAGQVFPLLTYEGNRTGRFTFATGPGLIDQLAMLLLYDDDPGGVTGEVVARATLLGDANVDGKVDISDLVLLAKNFGALGSMDWFDGDFNFDGTVDISDLVLLSKNFDLTDPPAASLMISVGNVPEPATLGLLFAGLASMGRSARRQVRRK; this comes from the coding sequence ATCAACAACAGCGGCTTCACCGTCCTGAACGCCAACAATACCTACGCCGGTCAAACCGTCATCCAGGGCGGCCGCATCGATGTCGCCACCGACGCTGGTCTCGGCGCCGGAACCGACACCGAAGCGGACGGCACGATCGTCAAATCCGGCGGTGTGCTGCGACTGGGGCCCGGCGTCGACATGACGCATGAGATGCTCATCCTCGAAAACGGCGGCGAACTGAGCTCCACCACCGGCTCCGGCACCGAAAACGTCTTCACCAACGAAATCAAGCTCGTCGGCTCCGGCGTCATCAATCCGCAGGGCACGCGCAGTCTGCTCTTCAAGGGCGTCATCTCCGGCGACGGCGATCTGATCATCAAACGCGCCAACTATGGAATCTTCTTCAACGACAACACCTACACCGGCAAAACCACGCTCTCGAACGTCAATCTCACCGTCCTGACTTCCAACGGTCTGGGCACCACGGACCAAGGCACGGAACTCATCAGCGGATACCTGTTTCAGGAAGTGCACACCGATGAGGATTTCACCGTCCACGCCCGCGGGACGCTCATGCTCGGCGGGTCGGACACGCCCTACACGAACGAACTGATCTTCTTCGGCGGCACACTCGGCGGAGATCGGCCGCCTTCGTCGCCGAATCTGGTCGACATTCAGTCGCAGGTCCACGCCATCGGCGCGATCACGCTCAACAACGTCAATTCCGGCGGCGTCACCACTCAAATCTCCGGCGGACTCGATGTGCAGGGCGATCTGATCCGCCTCGGGGCCAACGGGCAGATCATCCTCAACAGCGCCGCGACGATCTCCGGAAACGTCGACGTCGGCGGCGACCTGACCGTTCGCCACGCCTACGACGCGCCCGGCGCGCTGACCATCCTCGGCGGCTTCGCGCGGTTCGAAGTCGACCAGTCGGTGGCGGATTTGCGGATCACGTTCAACTCGACCTACTACCTCAGTTCCGCGGACCTGCCTGAATTGCAGACGGGCAACGGCGCGGTACTGACGGTGCTGGCGCCGGAGATCGAGCTTGAGACGGCGATCGACATCGACGCGGACATCGCCGGCGTGCAGGTGATTCATAAGCGCAGCGGCAATCGTCTCGTCGCCTCGAACATCGGCGCATCCAACGACGCCCGCATCGACGTCGAAGCCGGGCAGTACAACGTGGCGGGGGCGACGGGTCTGGGCTCGACCGTCGGCGAAACCTTTGTGGTGGGCAATCTCGGTGACGTGGCGATCAACGCCGGCGTCAGCACCGCCGAGAACTTCCATATCGAAAACGCAAACGGACTGGGTCTGGCCGGCGCCCTGCGCGGGTTCAGCAACGGCGCGACGGTCACGGGCAACATCGAACTGGGCGACGGCGCCACCGTCGGCGCCGGACTCACCATCGCCGGCACCATCAGCGGCGGCACGCTCGAATTCTCGTCCCACGACACACGCACTTTTACCTTCGTCGACGCCCTGATCGCTTCCTCCGGCCACACCTACACCGGCCTGACCCGACTCAACGCGGTGAACCTCTTTCTGATCAACAACGGCGCGCTGGCGTCGACCGCGGGTGTCTTCGTCGGACGCAATTCGCTGTTCGTTCTCGATAACAGCGGGACGGCGAATCTGACGGATCGCCTGGCCGACGACGTGCCTGTTCAGATGGCGTTCGGAACGCTGGAAATCCGCTCGGCCGTGGGCGGATCGAGTTCTGAAACGATCGGCGAAGTCGATCTGCTTCAAAGCAGAAATACGATCAAGGCCACGCTCAGCGGCGGCGGAACCGGCGCCGACCTGACCCTCGGCAACCTCGTGCGATCCGCCGGCGCGACGGCCGACTTCCGCACGACCCCCGCTTCCGGCGCACGCATATTCCTGCCCGGCGTGACGCTCAACGACGGGCTCGTCGGCGGATGGGCCGTCGTCTCCGACAAGAAGGACTTCGCCACGCTGACCGCCAACGGCGTCGAACCGCTCAGCACGACCGGCCGGGCGTCGCAGATCAATGGTGCCGCCGCCGACGCCAACGTCCGCACGACCGTCGCCCTCAATCCGCTCACCGCCGATCAATCGATCAACTCGCTTGTCGTCGATTCCACCAGCGCGATCGATGTGGACCTCGGCGGGCATCTGCTCAACGTCGCCTCCGGCGGCATCCTCAACGCCGGCACGGGTTCGCCGAACCATTCCTACTTCAACGGCTCGCTGACCGCCGGCGGAAGCACGCCCGACGCCGAACTCTTCATTCATGCCAATGTCGTCAAACTGAACATCGCCGCGAACATCGTCGACAACCCCGGCGGAGCCGTGGCGCTGGTGGCGGGCGGGTCGGGCACCGTCAAACTGTCCGGGACGAACACCTACACCGGCGCGACCTACGTCAACACCACGCTCGAAATCGCCAACATCAACGCCATCGCCCCCGGCAGTCCGCTTTATCTGGCCGGGACGTACAAGGTGCTCGACACGGGCGGCGGGGTCCTGCCGCTTGATGAAGTGCATCTGATTGGCGGTACATTTTCCTCCGCCAGCGGAACCTGGAAGTACGATCCGCAGGGCCTCATCGCCGAGTCCGGCACACTGGCGGTCGCGCTGACCGGCAACGCGGACATCATCAAAACCACGCGCGGCCGGCTCCTCATCAGCGGCGTCAACACCAGCTACTCCGGCAACATCGATGTGCAGGAAGGCATTCTCTCCGTCGGCGGGACTGCGGTGCTGGGCTCCGGTGTCACGACGATCCACGACGGCGCGCAGCTTAACCTGTACAGCTCCACCGCCGGGGGCAACATCGACCTCGCCGGCGGCATCGTCTATCTGCAGAACACCGGCCTGTCATGGTCCGGCTCGCTTCACGTCAGCGCCGAATCGACCTTCGTCGGCTACCAGCCCGATGTTTATCCCATGCGCATCGCGGCGACGAATCTGCTGGCGAATCTGAGCGGCGACGGAAACCTGCACATCGACGCGCTGACCGGCACCGTCTCCCTCAAGGGCGACAACGCCGACTACACCGGCGCGATGATCGTCGAGAGCGGCACGCTGATCAATGCGTCGCTTGACACGGGCATGGGCTCGATCGTGGTCAAACACGGCGGGGCGTATCAGGAAACGGCAGCAACAAGCCGCGTGATCCATCTTGACGGCGGCGTGGCGTCGGGGTCGGCGATGAGTTCGCATGTGGTGGCCGAAGCGGGTGCGGGTTTAGGCGTGCAAACCTTCACCGGCACGCTGGACATCAATGACGGCGTGCAACTGCTCACCTATAACACGATCAACGAAACCATCAGCGGGCGCGTCAATGTGCGGGGTCACACCGCGATGCGCGGTTTGTCGACGACCGTGACGCTCAATGGTCTGATCGCCTCCGATGCGCCGGACGCCGTGCTGGATCTGCGCGTCAGCGATGTATTCAGTCTCTCAGCCAGCTACCTCGTGCATGACGGACAGAGCTTGACGATCCTGCGCGACGGGCAGACCGCCACGCTGGCCGTCAGCGGCGCCGGCAAGTCCGTCGGCGGCGCCGGTGCGATTCACGACAGCGTCGCCTTGAAAAACAATGCGGCGCTCAATCCCGGCAATTCTCCCGGAACGCTCATGATCGACGGCGCCCTGACGATGGACACAACCGTCACGACCACGATGGAGTTCGCCGCCGACGGAGCGCATGACCGGGTCGACGTGTCTGGCGACGTGGCTCTCGCCGGTCACCTGAATCTGCTGCTCGACGCCGACTTTTCGCCCGTCGCCGGCCAGGTCTTCCCGCTGCTGACATACGAAGGAAATCGCACGGGTCGCTTCACGTTCGCCACCGGCCCGGGGCTGATCGATCAACTGGCGATGCTGCTGCTTTACGACGACGACCCCGGCGGCGTGACGGGCGAAGTGGTCGCCCGGGCGACGCTGCTCGGCGACGCGAACGTCGATGGCAAGGTCGACATCAGCGATCTGGTCCTGCTCGCCAAAAATTTCGGCGCTCTCGGCTCGATGGACTGGTTCGATGGCGATTTCAACTTCGACGGCACTGTCGACATCAGCGACCTCGTCCTGCTGTCCAAGAACTTCGATCTGACGGATCCCCCGGCCGCGTCGTTGATGATCTCGGTCGGCAATGTGCCCGAGCCCGCCACGCTGGGGCTTTTATTCGCCGGTCTGGCGAGCATGGGGCGATCTGCGCGGCGACAGGTTCGGCGCAAATAG